The Ruminococcaceae bacterium R-25 DNA segment AAAATGGGCGTTGCGATGCTTCCTATCGACAGCGAGCATTCAGCTATCTGGCAGTGTCTTAAGGGCGAAAAGAGGGCTGACTTGGACAGGATCCTCATTACTGCTTCAGGCGGACCTTTCAGAGGAATGAAGAGGGAAGACCTTGAAAATGTTACTTTGGAAGATGCTCTTCATCATCCGACATGGAATATGGGCGGCAAGATCACCATTGATTCGGCAACCATGATGAATAAGGGCCTTGAGATCATTGAGGCACACCATCTTTACGGTATCGCTTGCTCGAAGATCGATGTTGTAGTCCATCCGCAGAGCATTATCCATTCCATGATAAGGCTTAAGGACGGTTCTGTTTTGGCCCAGATGGGAAAGCCCTCCATGGTTCTTCCTATCGAAGTTGCTCTTTACTATCCAGAAAGGGGCCCTTCGATCGTAACTGAGTTCGATCCTTTCGCGACCGGCATGAATAATCTTACTTTTGAGCCTTGTGACACTGAAGTTTTCAGGCTAGTTAAGCTTGCTTACGAGACCGGTGATAAGGGCGGACTTTATCCTACGGTTATGAATGCTGCAAACGAATCTGCCGTATGGAGCTATCTTAAGGGAAAGATAAAGTTCCTGGACATCGAGAGAACTGTTTTTGAAACTGTTGAAAAGATGGATCCCGTCATTAAGGATTCACCTCTTACTATAGAAACCATCGAGCAGGCAGACTGTGATGCCAGGATCTATGCCGATGAGATAATTGACGGAAAGAAAGACTAATGAATATTGTTGCAAGTATAATTTTTGTTTTGATAATGCTGGGAGTGCTCGCGACCTTACACGAGCTCGGACATTATTGGATGGCAAGGCTTCTTAAGATCAAAGTCTTTGAAGTATCTATTTTTGTAGGCCCGAAGCTCCTTAAGTGGAAGCATAAGGATGTTGATTTTGCTCTCAGAATGATCCCTGTCGGTGCTTATGTAAGATTTACCGAGATAGACGAAGAAGGCAAGGCTGTAGAGAGCAAAGATTCGGATCTTCTTATTAACCAACCCAGAATAAAAAGGCTCATAGTTGCTCTTGCGGGTCCTGTGATGAACCTTGTTTTAGGAATCCTGATCTTTCTTATTATGTTCTGGACTACAGGGTTTACCAGCACTCATATCATTAAGCCCGAAAAGGGTTCCCAGCTCGCAGCATATACTGAGATGGTAGGCGACGGCGATACTATCAAGGCTATCAACGGCGTTAATGTTTATACGTCTTTTGACCTTATTTTCGAGCTCGATTCTGCTGATCCTTCAAAAAACCTTGATGTAACTATCAAATCCAAAGAGAGCGGCAAGAATTATACAGTCACATTAGAGCCTGTCATAAGAGCAAGGCCAATGCTTCTGATCGTAGTAGATAATAAGTTGCCGAATAACGACTATGAGGGCTGGAGAGTATATTCTGTCAGTGAAGAACAGAATAACAATAATCCGATTCTTAAGCCCGGAGATTATGTTACCCGTATCAACGGCAAATCTGTAGATGACGCAGATATAGAAGATTATTTATATGAGATCACTGATCCTTCGGTAATCGTTACTTATGTCAGAGACGGTGTTGAACATGAAGATGAGCTCGTCCTCAAATATGTTGATACCGTTAATTCCAGAGGTATCACTTTACTTAATTATAAGGTCAATACTGCCGGCAGATTTTTCCTCGCGTTAGGTTATGCGGCCAAAATGCCGGCTTCGATCATGAATATCAGCATTAGAGGCGTAAAAGATATTATCGCCGGAAAGGTAAAAGCTTATAATTTGGTATCAGGTCCCATAGGAATCACAACTATGGTCAATGACGTGGTAGCGGATGAGCAGGATACCTTTGCTGATAAGGCCTATGTTCTCATTATGCTTAGTGCCGTTATTTCAATTGCACTGGCATTCTCGAACCTTCTTCCGATACCGGGTCTCGACGGTATTCAGATCGTGTTTATCGTCGTCGAGATGGTCATCGGGCGCAAGTTGTCTGATAAGGCAGAAGCAAGGCTTACAGTGGTAGGATTCATCTTCATTGTACTGCTTCTGATTTTTGCCTTCGTCTCGGATATTCTAAGGATCATTTTCGGTTACTGATCGATTGGAGCGTGCTTTTATGACTAAGAAAGTCTTAATCGGTAATGTTGAAGTCGGCGGCGGATCTTCTGTTAAGATCCAGTCGATGAATAATACTGATACCAGGGATGCCAAGGCAACTCTTGCTCAGATCAGGGAATTGGCTGATAACGGTTGTGATATCACCAGAGTAGCCATCCCTGATATGGCGGCCGCAGAGAGTCTTAAGGAGATCACAAAAAATTCCCCGATCCCTGTTGTTGCTGATATCCATTTCGATTACAGGCTTGCTCTCGCAGCTGCAGATAACGGTGCTGCGAAGATCAGGATCAATCCCGGAAATATCGGCGGACCTGACAAAGTTAAGCTTGTCGCTGACAAGTGTAAGGAGCGCCATATCCCGATCAGAGTCGGTGTTAATTCCGGTTCGATCTCGAGGGATATTCTTGCCAAATACGGTGAAGTAAATGCTGATGCAATGACCGAGAGCGCTTTAGGCGCAGTTAAGCTCCTTGAAGACCAGGATTTTGACGATATCGTAATTTCCATCAAGTCATCTTCACCAAGGCTTACTATCGACACTTACAGGATCTTGTCCAAGTCCTGTGATTATCCTTTGCATGTCGGAGTTACTGAGGCAGGCACCGTTCGCGAAGGTGCCATAAAGTCTGCAGTAGGTATTGGAGCGCTTCTTGCAGAAGGCATAGGCGATACCATCAGAGTATCACTTACCGGAAATCCTGTTGATGAAGTTATCACTGCAAAGCAGATCCTCAAAGCTCTTGACTTAAGAGATGGCGGTATTACTTTTATTTCCTGTCCCACATGCGGAAGGACTCAGGTCCCTCTGATCGAACTTGCAGGACAGATAGAAGATAAAGTCTCCAAACTTCCCTATAACCTTAAAGTCGCAGTCATGGGATGCGTAGTCAACGGACCGGGAGAGGCTCGTGAATGCGATATCGGATTAGCCGGCGGCATCGACGAATTTGTTTTATTTGAAAAAGGTGTCCCGGTCAGGAAGATTCCTGCAGCCGCGGCAGTTGACGAATTTGTAAGGGAAGTGATCAGAGTTGGAGAAGAAAAGCGTAAAGCTACTTGAATTATTCAATGTAGACGATGACAGATATAAAGATCTGGTAGACCTTACTGTAGTTAAGGTTGATATTTACAAGGCTAAAGCATCCATCAATCTTATTCTTGAAGGTATCGAGACCATTAAAGATAACAGATGCCTTGTTGCTTTTGTCGAAGAACT contains these protein-coding regions:
- a CDS encoding 4-hydroxy-3-methylbut-2-en-1-yl diphosphate synthase, translated to MTKKVLIGNVEVGGGSSVKIQSMNNTDTRDAKATLAQIRELADNGCDITRVAIPDMAAAESLKEITKNSPIPVVADIHFDYRLALAAADNGAAKIRINPGNIGGPDKVKLVADKCKERHIPIRVGVNSGSISRDILAKYGEVNADAMTESALGAVKLLEDQDFDDIVISIKSSSPRLTIDTYRILSKSCDYPLHVGVTEAGTVREGAIKSAVGIGALLAEGIGDTIRVSLTGNPVDEVITAKQILKALDLRDGGITFISCPTCGRTQVPLIELAGQIEDKVSKLPYNLKVAVMGCVVNGPGEARECDIGLAGGIDEFVLFEKGVPVRKIPAAAAVDEFVREVIRVGEEKRKAT
- a CDS encoding 1-deoxy-D-xylulose 5-phosphate reductoisomerase: MRKLSILGSTGSIGKQTLEVARKAPSDFTVEALSCDSDIDTLYGQIEEFRPKVCSVVNEKKALELSERLKTSNIDTEVLTGKEGNITIATLDSIDTIVGAIVGFAGLEPVYHAVLKGKDIALANKETLVAGGDIIMPLIKKMGVAMLPIDSEHSAIWQCLKGEKRADLDRILITASGGPFRGMKREDLENVTLEDALHHPTWNMGGKITIDSATMMNKGLEIIEAHHLYGIACSKIDVVVHPQSIIHSMIRLKDGSVLAQMGKPSMVLPIEVALYYPERGPSIVTEFDPFATGMNNLTFEPCDTEVFRLVKLAYETGDKGGLYPTVMNAANESAVWSYLKGKIKFLDIERTVFETVEKMDPVIKDSPLTIETIEQADCDARIYADEIIDGKKD
- a CDS encoding regulator of sigma E protease, which codes for MNIVASIIFVLIMLGVLATLHELGHYWMARLLKIKVFEVSIFVGPKLLKWKHKDVDFALRMIPVGAYVRFTEIDEEGKAVESKDSDLLINQPRIKRLIVALAGPVMNLVLGILIFLIMFWTTGFTSTHIIKPEKGSQLAAYTEMVGDGDTIKAINGVNVYTSFDLIFELDSADPSKNLDVTIKSKESGKNYTVTLEPVIRARPMLLIVVDNKLPNNDYEGWRVYSVSEEQNNNNPILKPGDYVTRINGKSVDDADIEDYLYEITDPSVIVTYVRDGVEHEDELVLKYVDTVNSRGITLLNYKVNTAGRFFLALGYAAKMPASIMNISIRGVKDIIAGKVKAYNLVSGPIGITTMVNDVVADEQDTFADKAYVLIMLSAVISIALAFSNLLPIPGLDGIQIVFIVVEMVIGRKLSDKAEARLTVVGFIFIVLLLIFAFVSDILRIIFGY